The following are encoded together in the Bacillus sp. V2I10 genome:
- a CDS encoding nucleotidyltransferase family protein — protein sequence MIIHFLQSIYNQTKLPEKESDYQYLIEDIHHFSIESQVYYLLKQHDRLNETPAFFTDYLKKATDQILLQNLFIKVQMEKILKLFETQKIDTIPLKGVYFAEKYFGHIAARSTSDIDLLIHQKDKQTVDELLRNRGFIYEDEGPKDHFHCCYRLDLPGSSIPLRVEIHWNLLKENTSDLDIIEFWNDAVPIMAYQHIKELSHQHAFYMIVLHAWRHNLDSLRHFIDVIQTVYILDNKICFESLFNQAKKDKTLKRVQRTLKIVYRVFDEIIYPEQLSVPENYGKWWEYEKIRDREYRSLRVYLDLVDYLLFSVDNRI from the coding sequence ATGATCATACACTTTTTACAATCAATATATAATCAAACTAAATTACCAGAAAAGGAAAGTGATTATCAATATTTAATAGAAGACATCCATCACTTTTCAATTGAATCTCAAGTTTATTACCTATTAAAACAACATGACCGTCTTAATGAAACACCTGCTTTTTTCACTGACTACTTAAAGAAAGCAACAGATCAAATCTTGCTTCAAAACCTTTTTATTAAAGTACAAATGGAAAAGATATTAAAATTATTTGAAACTCAAAAAATAGACACCATCCCTTTAAAAGGTGTCTATTTTGCGGAAAAATACTTTGGCCATATCGCAGCAAGATCTACTTCTGATATTGACTTACTGATCCATCAAAAGGACAAACAAACGGTTGATGAATTACTAAGAAATCGAGGATTCATCTATGAAGATGAGGGTCCTAAAGATCACTTTCACTGCTGCTACAGATTGGATTTGCCTGGTTCTTCCATTCCATTAAGAGTCGAAATACATTGGAACCTATTAAAAGAAAATACCTCAGATCTGGACATTATTGAGTTTTGGAATGATGCGGTTCCTATAATGGCTTATCAACATATTAAAGAACTCTCCCACCAGCATGCTTTTTATATGATTGTGCTTCATGCATGGCGTCATAATTTAGATTCCCTGAGGCATTTTATTGATGTGATTCAAACGGTGTATATTTTGGATAATAAGATTTGCTTTGAATCTCTGTTTAACCAGGCAAAGAAAGATAAAACTTTGAAAAGAGTTCAGAGAACGTTGAAAATCGTTTATAGGGTGTTTGATGAAATAATATATCCTGAACAACTCTCGGTACCAGAGAATTACGGTAAGTGGTGGGAATATGAGAAGATTAGGGATCGGGAGTATCGGAGTTTGAGGGTTTATTTGGATCTTGTGGATTACTTATTGTTTAGTGTTGATAACAGAATATAA
- a CDS encoding ABC transporter ATP-binding protein, whose translation MITKKWITFKNMFLIEDIRRTFTLLGPYLLKYKSSYISLFLIMLSQILLTIGFAWFFGTITDAAVQNETDKLKWLLPLGLGLLSISLATTYFYTYLESVTINKVKLELKEQVLKHLLLLPVKKTSNMRTGDLMTHFTNDVNCIEGVIGSNLLYLIQLPLTFAAVSVYMFIINWQMALIGFTVIPLAIVIGTVFGILLRNNSRKMFTQISDINSTLNEIFQGLSVIRSFLLEKKMAQKQNSQNQELFTLEMKNTKLRGFFYIGGEAITSITYITGLCLGAYFVSKSMITVGSLLTFVTLMQHLISPLTGLAGIWGSFQSSASAVERLSNVLNEEVELNHLPEYVPSKIKGSIQLKNITFSYDQQKKSIDNLTLDISAGQTVAIVGPSGAGKSTLFHLIQGFYQSDSGTIMLDHNPEEHLPPSVVRNSFAYVAQETFLFSGTIKDNLLLARPNISNSELITAAKQANIHDFIMTLPNQYDTEVGERGVRLSGGQKQRLSIARAILKKAPILLLDEATSALDSESEHFVKEALAAIKNKTTLIIAHRLSTIQHADLIIVMDEGKIVQLGRHEELITQEGLYRKLLHLQFKAKEKLPSLQAISQ comes from the coding sequence ATGATCACAAAGAAATGGATCACATTCAAAAACATGTTTTTAATAGAAGATATCCGCAGGACATTCACTTTGCTGGGTCCCTATCTATTAAAGTACAAAAGTTCCTACATATCTCTTTTTTTGATTATGCTCTCTCAAATTTTATTAACGATCGGTTTTGCCTGGTTCTTTGGAACGATCACAGATGCTGCCGTTCAAAATGAAACGGATAAACTAAAATGGCTGCTGCCGCTTGGCCTTGGTTTACTAAGTATAAGTTTGGCAACGACGTACTTTTACACTTATTTAGAGTCCGTAACGATCAATAAAGTAAAACTTGAACTCAAAGAGCAAGTTTTAAAGCATCTTCTTCTGCTGCCAGTGAAAAAAACATCAAACATGCGAACTGGAGATTTAATGACTCATTTCACAAACGATGTCAACTGCATCGAAGGAGTCATCGGCAGCAACCTGCTTTATCTCATTCAGCTCCCTTTAACATTTGCTGCTGTTTCTGTTTACATGTTTATCATCAACTGGCAGATGGCATTAATAGGTTTTACTGTGATCCCTCTTGCCATTGTAATTGGGACTGTTTTTGGCATCCTGCTCAGAAACAACAGCAGAAAAATGTTTACTCAAATCAGCGATATAAACAGTACACTTAATGAAATTTTCCAGGGTTTATCCGTTATTCGATCTTTTCTTTTAGAGAAAAAAATGGCTCAAAAGCAAAACAGTCAAAACCAGGAACTCTTTACATTAGAAATGAAAAATACAAAGCTCCGTGGCTTTTTTTATATTGGCGGAGAAGCCATTACTTCCATCACTTATATAACGGGACTTTGCCTAGGAGCTTATTTTGTTTCTAAATCAATGATTACAGTTGGTTCGCTGCTCACCTTTGTTACTCTGATGCAGCATCTGATCTCCCCGCTTACCGGTTTAGCAGGAATTTGGGGCAGCTTCCAAAGTTCAGCATCAGCAGTTGAAAGACTATCAAACGTATTAAATGAAGAAGTTGAACTAAACCATCTTCCTGAATACGTTCCATCAAAAATCAAAGGCTCTATTCAACTGAAGAACATTACCTTCAGTTACGATCAGCAAAAAAAATCGATAGATAACCTTACTTTAGATATATCAGCGGGCCAAACAGTTGCGATTGTCGGGCCAAGCGGTGCAGGAAAATCAACACTCTTTCACCTCATCCAAGGCTTCTATCAGTCAGATAGCGGAACGATCATGCTGGATCACAATCCAGAAGAACACCTTCCGCCCTCTGTGGTAAGAAATTCTTTTGCATATGTTGCGCAAGAGACCTTTCTTTTCTCTGGAACAATCAAAGATAACCTCTTGCTCGCACGGCCAAACATCTCAAATTCAGAGCTGATCACTGCAGCAAAACAAGCAAACATTCATGATTTTATCATGACATTGCCAAATCAGTATGACACAGAAGTCGGCGAAAGAGGCGTTCGCCTTTCAGGAGGACAAAAACAAAGGCTTTCTATTGCAAGAGCCATCCTAAAAAAGGCACCTATTCTGTTACTAGATGAAGCAACATCAGCACTAGACAGTGAGAGTGAGCACTTTGTCAAAGAAGCATTAGCCGCAATCAAAAACAAAACAACACTCATTATCGCCCATCGATTATCAACGATTCAGCATGCAGATCTTATTATAGTTATGGATGAGGGGAAAATTGTTCAGTTGGGAAGACATGAGGAGCTGATTACTCAAGAAGGTCTATATAGAAAATTATTACACCTGCAATTTAAAGCAAAAGAAAAGCTGCCTTCATTACAAGCAATCTCTCAATAA
- a CDS encoding S24/S26 family peptidase — translation MRFDQNTINLLKATIDKHGWIDLPAEGFSMYPFIQKGEICRFTKFDKRNLKKGQILLFYSKSGKMIAHRFYRYEKGHYFLKGDTNECLDEPVSPAQVIGCLESVQKKKGMISMYKPFAFLYSQAVVSSPFSARLFRFYLKRRLGKAL, via the coding sequence ATGCGGTTTGATCAGAATACAATCAATCTATTGAAAGCGACTATTGATAAACACGGATGGATTGACTTGCCTGCTGAAGGCTTCAGCATGTATCCCTTTATTCAAAAAGGTGAAATTTGCCGATTTACAAAATTCGATAAAAGAAACCTTAAAAAAGGGCAGATCCTTCTCTTCTATTCAAAATCAGGGAAGATGATTGCCCACAGATTTTACCGCTATGAAAAGGGCCATTACTTCCTAAAAGGCGATACAAACGAATGCCTTGATGAGCCAGTATCACCTGCTCAAGTGATTGGCTGCCTGGAATCTGTTCAAAAAAAGAAAGGCATGATCAGTATGTATAAGCCATTTGCATTTCTTTATAGTCAGGCAGTCGTATCATCTCCCTTCTCAGCACGGCTGTTCCGCTTCTATTTAAAAAGAAGACTCGGTAAAGCGCTATGA
- a CDS encoding PqqD family protein, whose protein sequence is MTTYYKQAPDCETIEIDGEWMILHSGQFTITKLNEPGGFCWSLLKDAHTVDELVLSYQTQFNNDNQETKNELQCFLKELEHYGLIEHAV, encoded by the coding sequence ATGACAACTTATTATAAACAAGCACCAGATTGCGAAACAATAGAAATCGATGGAGAATGGATGATTCTCCACTCCGGGCAATTCACCATTACGAAGTTAAATGAACCTGGCGGATTCTGCTGGTCATTGCTAAAAGATGCACACACTGTAGACGAACTGGTTCTGTCTTATCAAACACAGTTTAATAACGACAATCAGGAAACAAAAAATGAGCTTCAATGCTTTCTAAAAGAACTGGAACATTACGGATTGATTGAACATGCGGTTTGA
- a CDS encoding DUF3307 domain-containing protein — MILLCLILAHLIADFFLQSDEMVREKLKNLKKHMLHHFIVLLPVTLVFWALSFDFAKPLEYVVLPILFLLGTHFLIDFLKINLLDKTTGQQNMKKLFYFIADQIIHLAMIIIACHLFFKVTFSELLEKGIELLIENSSLSILNSVLFIIIILILVTSVSGHIIRILLGTLPAQLLSFEGRYAFKNERKEEQMNSAGGLVEEYNYYTFNKHDLSRGKLIGYIERLLVIILTFYSAYPAIAFIVTAKSIARFKQMDDRNWAEYFLLGTLTSMFLGIFFGLLLREVLI, encoded by the coding sequence ATGATTTTATTATGTCTCATTCTGGCTCATTTAATTGCTGATTTTTTTCTCCAATCGGATGAGATGGTGAGGGAAAAGCTGAAAAATTTGAAAAAGCATATGCTGCATCATTTTATAGTCCTTTTACCGGTAACGCTTGTGTTCTGGGCATTGTCCTTTGATTTTGCAAAGCCTCTGGAATATGTCGTTTTGCCGATCTTATTTTTATTAGGCACTCATTTTCTGATCGATTTTCTAAAAATAAACCTGCTGGACAAAACAACCGGCCAGCAAAATATGAAAAAGCTTTTCTATTTTATTGCAGATCAGATTATCCATCTGGCAATGATTATCATTGCTTGTCATTTATTTTTTAAGGTAACTTTTTCTGAACTGCTGGAAAAAGGAATTGAGCTCTTAATAGAGAATTCTTCTTTAAGTATACTGAATTCCGTCCTTTTTATAATCATTATTTTGATTTTGGTGACAAGTGTGAGCGGGCATATAATACGGATCTTGCTCGGAACGCTGCCGGCTCAGCTGCTTTCGTTTGAGGGCAGGTATGCTTTTAAGAATGAGCGGAAAGAGGAGCAGATGAATTCAGCCGGGGGACTTGTAGAGGAGTACAATTATTATACTTTTAATAAGCATGATCTATCGCGGGGAAAGCTGATTGGGTACATCGAGAGGCTGCTTGTCATAATTTTAACTTTTTATAGTGCTTATCCTGCGATTGCATTTATTGTAACGGCTAAGTCGATCGCGCGATTTAAGCAGATGGACGACCGGAATTGGGCTGAGTATTTTCTTCTTGGGACATTAACATCTATGTTTCTTGGCATTTTCTTTGGCTTGCTGCTGAGGGAAGTTTTAATTTAA
- a CDS encoding peptidase E gives MRQIIAMGGGGFSMEPENPLLDQYILKQSMKDLPKICFVPTASGDQNQYIERFYDAFHSHPCIPDHLALFDPHFHDLEDFVMSQDILYVGGGSTRNLLVLWKEWGLDSIIRKAYENGTILAGLSAGAICWFEEGLTDPMNAPLYKLNGLGFLHGSCCPHYDGEEKRRPAYQVHILSGKMKPGYGLDDGAAVHFTDEKIYKIVSSRQEAKAYFVNKSEDSIYEEEKIPLYLGIQ, from the coding sequence GTGAGGCAGATTATTGCGATGGGGGGCGGAGGGTTTTCGATGGAGCCTGAAAATCCGCTGCTTGATCAATACATATTAAAGCAAAGTATGAAGGATCTTCCGAAAATTTGTTTTGTGCCGACTGCGAGCGGAGATCAGAATCAATATATCGAACGGTTTTATGATGCCTTTCATTCTCATCCATGTATACCTGATCATCTAGCTTTGTTTGATCCTCATTTTCATGATCTGGAGGATTTTGTCATGTCGCAGGATATTCTTTATGTTGGAGGCGGCAGTACGAGAAACTTGCTTGTTTTATGGAAAGAGTGGGGTTTGGATTCGATTATTAGAAAGGCTTATGAGAACGGGACCATTCTTGCAGGCTTGAGTGCGGGAGCTATTTGCTGGTTTGAAGAGGGGCTGACAGACCCCATGAACGCTCCGCTGTATAAATTAAACGGACTTGGCTTCCTGCATGGCAGCTGCTGCCCTCATTATGATGGGGAGGAGAAACGGAGACCTGCTTATCAGGTACATATTTTATCCGGAAAAATGAAACCAGGATACGGGCTTGATGATGGTGCTGCGGTTCACTTTACAGATGAAAAAATTTATAAAATCGTCAGCTCCAGACAGGAAGCTAAAGCATATTTTGTCAATAAATCAGAAGATTCAATATACGAAGAAGAAAAAATTCCCTTATATCTGGGTATTCAGTAA
- a CDS encoding DinB family protein yields MQLFFKYNWRVREEWFEWCKDLTGEELQQKRSGGVGSIIETLIHIIDVEYSWINVLKGDAVIDYTIREYDSLEKIIRLSRELQPEMISYLQNWNIAWENENVSPPWLDGTYKKGEIIRHVIAHEIHHAGQLSVWARDMGREPVGASFIGRGFIPEKKG; encoded by the coding sequence ATGCAGCTATTTTTTAAATACAATTGGCGCGTCAGAGAAGAGTGGTTTGAATGGTGCAAAGACCTGACTGGCGAAGAATTGCAGCAAAAACGGTCAGGAGGGGTGGGGAGTATTATCGAAACACTGATTCATATCATTGATGTAGAATACAGCTGGATCAATGTACTTAAGGGTGATGCGGTCATCGATTATACGATCAGGGAATACGACTCACTAGAAAAGATTATCCGATTATCCAGAGAACTGCAGCCAGAAATGATCTCGTATCTCCAGAATTGGAACATCGCATGGGAAAATGAAAATGTATCTCCGCCTTGGTTGGACGGCACCTATAAAAAAGGGGAAATCATCCGCCATGTCATTGCCCATGAAATTCATCACGCGGGACAGCTGTCTGTCTGGGCAAGAGACATGGGGAGGGAGCCTGTTGGAGCAAGTTTTATAGGCAGAGGGTTCATTCCAGAAAAAAAAGGCTAG
- a CDS encoding CBO0543 family protein, with amino-acid sequence MEKTMIKGLFALCAVLFPFVIRKPNVKEMLIVFFAKGILSTIIDAYVVNTKRVKYPVRPFSKIFNTNILFDLVFFPLLSVIWVRQSYKDKLPGILLKSLTWSVPMSIAQWYMEKTTRLFKWKKWSVFHTFASISFTLLTIRALAAGVKRTDKNEYTYQED; translated from the coding sequence ATGGAAAAAACGATGATCAAAGGACTGTTTGCACTTTGTGCCGTATTGTTCCCTTTTGTAATACGAAAGCCAAATGTAAAGGAAATGCTTATTGTCTTTTTTGCCAAAGGTATATTGTCTACCATTATTGATGCTTATGTTGTCAATACTAAAAGAGTCAAGTACCCTGTAAGGCCATTTTCAAAGATTTTCAATACAAATATTCTGTTTGATTTGGTGTTTTTTCCGTTATTAAGTGTCATTTGGGTCCGTCAATCTTACAAAGATAAATTACCGGGGATCCTGTTGAAAAGCTTAACCTGGAGTGTGCCGATGTCCATTGCTCAGTGGTATATGGAAAAAACGACCCGTTTATTTAAATGGAAGAAGTGGTCTGTCTTTCATACCTTTGCAAGTATCAGCTTTACGCTTCTTACGATAAGAGCACTTGCAGCAGGTGTGAAAAGAACAGATAAAAATGAATATACATATCAGGAAGATTAA
- a CDS encoding DMT family transporter, which translates to MVYLIISILAGVSIVIARIINSNLADKIGLLEGTLINFVTGLILSLVFLLFSSEAVSFSALDLSEVPSWAYLGGAAGVIVIFLSSYLTPKVSAFYLTLFIFIGQLFTGIVIDYFALGELSQGKILGGLLVLFGLVFNLRIDRKEEMGSA; encoded by the coding sequence ATGGTCTACTTGATTATTTCTATTTTAGCGGGAGTTTCAATTGTTATCGCAAGAATCATCAATTCCAACCTTGCAGACAAAATTGGCTTACTTGAAGGCACGCTCATCAATTTTGTGACAGGTCTGATATTATCCCTGGTTTTTCTTTTATTCAGCAGCGAGGCTGTTTCCTTTTCGGCTTTAGACTTATCTGAAGTTCCAAGCTGGGCTTACTTAGGCGGTGCAGCAGGAGTCATAGTCATTTTTCTTTCAAGCTACCTCACGCCAAAAGTATCTGCTTTTTATTTAACCCTCTTTATTTTCATTGGGCAGTTATTTACGGGTATTGTGATTGACTACTTTGCACTTGGTGAATTGTCTCAAGGGAAAATACTTGGAGGATTGCTTGTATTATTTGGTCTTGTCTTTAATTTGAGAATTGACCGGAAAGAAGAAATGGGATCTGCATAA
- a CDS encoding DMT family transporter, whose product MYNLISAAVGAFIAIMIVLNGELSNGIGNYTSSVAIHFVGLLAISAVFFFIKKPIHFQKGLPLYLYSAGAIGVLTVLFSNISFMSLGVSVTIALGLLGQSLAAIIIDHYGLLGMKTVKFNKTKCIGLAFILLGSAVMTFY is encoded by the coding sequence TTGTACAACCTGATCTCTGCTGCAGTTGGCGCTTTTATTGCCATCATGATTGTATTGAACGGAGAACTCTCAAATGGCATAGGAAATTACACCTCTAGTGTTGCCATTCATTTCGTCGGGCTTCTTGCCATTTCCGCAGTTTTTTTCTTTATAAAAAAACCTATTCATTTTCAAAAAGGACTGCCGCTTTATTTGTACAGCGCTGGTGCCATTGGAGTGCTTACCGTCCTTTTTTCAAATATCAGCTTCATGTCACTTGGGGTATCTGTCACGATAGCCCTTGGATTGTTAGGGCAGTCCCTGGCTGCCATTATCATCGATCACTACGGGCTTTTAGGAATGAAAACCGTAAAATTCAACAAAACAAAATGCATTGGTCTGGCATTTATTCTGCTGGGCAGTGCCGTTATGACGTTTTATTAA
- a CDS encoding cyclic nucleotide-binding domain-containing protein — protein sequence MKKLQNQKLFEEYIAVNKIAGYFSEDMKEWMELYVFSKNEYLCREGAEMDYLYFFVDGRAKVYTTLSNGKSLLLSFYEGFKVLGDVELFQVRGAASSVQAIDDTYCIGIYLPQVREKLLRDPVFLTFMGYSLSDKLNRLSKNSSINLYYPLEHRLSSYILATGVKKESILFKENLTYLSEMLGTSYRHLLRTLDMLCKRGTIRKKENAYEVMNESELRKLAGDIYR from the coding sequence ATGAAAAAATTACAAAATCAGAAATTGTTTGAAGAGTACATAGCGGTGAACAAAATTGCCGGGTATTTTTCCGAGGATATGAAAGAATGGATGGAACTGTACGTCTTTTCAAAAAATGAATATTTATGCCGGGAAGGAGCAGAAATGGATTATCTCTATTTTTTTGTAGATGGACGTGCGAAGGTTTACACGACATTAAGCAACGGGAAATCCCTGCTGCTCTCATTTTATGAGGGATTTAAAGTGCTGGGAGATGTAGAACTATTCCAAGTGCGGGGAGCAGCATCAAGTGTTCAGGCTATTGACGATACATATTGTATTGGCATTTATTTGCCGCAAGTAAGAGAAAAATTGCTGCGGGATCCTGTTTTTTTAACCTTTATGGGATATTCTCTATCCGACAAGCTGAACAGGCTTTCAAAAAATAGCTCCATCAATCTGTATTATCCGCTTGAACATAGACTTTCAAGCTATATTTTAGCTACTGGTGTGAAAAAGGAGAGCATCCTGTTTAAAGAAAACCTGACGTACCTCTCTGAAATGCTCGGCACAAGCTATCGTCATCTGCTGCGGACGCTGGATATGCTTTGTAAAAGAGGAACAATCCGAAAAAAAGAGAATGCTTATGAAGTGATGAATGAAAGTGAATTGCGAAAGCTTGCAGGGGATATTTATAGATAG
- a CDS encoding histidine kinase N-terminal domain-containing protein, which produces MTASDELIRFLDDNISTFIAVWRQNITISDDDLHQEEVEKNGMRMYDLVKKTIQRPLSSDEIDILASKVALERVEANVNIGDFINNVNLGRRAVIGYIVSSGIPRNDLQPYIEEINVLFDQFSYFAVKKYTEVKEEILQEKISFIDQSHKERLTILGQMSSSFVHEFRNPLTAVKGFIKLMQNDHPDLKYLDIISHEVDQLNFRVSQFLHASKKETIESKRELLDLSELLDEVLSFMYPSLLDGSVKVQEISKRETRVMASKDELRQVFLNLLLNSIDALQKIESDRTITIEFEMIDNMTYIHIGNNGPMIPPKQIQSIFEPFFTTKELGTGIGLYICRKIIESHQGAIQCSSDEQSTRFSLSLPHITA; this is translated from the coding sequence ATGACAGCTTCAGACGAGTTAATTCGGTTTTTAGATGATAATATTTCTACTTTTATCGCTGTATGGCGGCAAAATATTACGATTTCAGATGACGATCTTCATCAGGAAGAAGTAGAGAAAAACGGGATGAGGATGTATGACTTGGTAAAAAAAACCATTCAGCGGCCGTTAAGCTCAGATGAAATTGATATTTTGGCTAGTAAAGTAGCTCTAGAAAGAGTAGAAGCAAATGTAAACATTGGTGATTTCATAAATAATGTGAATCTTGGAAGACGTGCAGTGATCGGGTATATTGTCAGTTCTGGAATTCCGCGAAATGACCTGCAGCCTTATATTGAAGAAATCAATGTTCTTTTTGATCAGTTTTCTTATTTTGCTGTGAAAAAATACACTGAGGTGAAAGAAGAAATACTGCAGGAAAAAATTTCATTCATTGATCAAAGCCATAAAGAGAGGCTGACCATATTGGGTCAAATGTCATCAAGCTTTGTCCATGAATTCAGAAATCCGCTGACAGCAGTAAAAGGCTTCATTAAACTGATGCAAAATGATCATCCTGATTTGAAGTATTTGGACATCATCAGTCATGAGGTTGATCAGCTGAATTTTAGGGTGTCACAATTTCTCCATGCATCCAAAAAAGAGACGATAGAGAGTAAACGTGAACTGCTTGACCTCAGTGAATTATTAGATGAAGTTCTATCATTTATGTATCCCAGTCTTCTTGACGGCAGCGTTAAAGTACAGGAAATCTCCAAAAGAGAAACCAGGGTTATGGCGAGCAAAGATGAATTAAGGCAAGTTTTTTTAAATCTTTTGCTTAATTCCATTGATGCGCTTCAGAAAATAGAGTCTGACCGTACGATTACGATTGAATTTGAAATGATTGATAACATGACATATATACATATTGGAAACAATGGTCCAATGATTCCGCCGAAGCAAATTCAATCGATTTTTGAACCGTTTTTCACTACAAAAGAATTAGGAACGGGAATCGGCCTTTATATCTGCAGAAAAATAATTGAAAGTCATCAAGGGGCGATTCAATGTTCTTCTGATGAGCAATCGACCCGGTTCTCCTTATCACTTCCGCATATTACCGCATAA
- a CDS encoding ion channel: MLAKHEFNKKKLYIYLALNVFMITLLLAETFLTLNIPHYILFIALLFMLLICLYFLFEFIITIPKTEESLQNIFTGSGFLLSLIITTYANLFMQIYRIKGEKSFKFSGKELSGDDFLYYSITTFTTTGFGDITSIGVISNMIAASEMLIGFIISTLFMAIITSKLIKNLK; this comes from the coding sequence ATGCTGGCAAAACATGAATTTAATAAAAAAAAACTGTATATATACCTTGCTCTAAACGTATTCATGATCACCCTGCTTTTGGCAGAAACATTTTTAACACTAAATATTCCTCATTACATACTTTTTATAGCTTTATTATTTATGCTCCTCATTTGTTTGTATTTTCTTTTTGAATTTATTATCACTATCCCGAAAACAGAGGAAAGCCTTCAAAACATCTTTACAGGCTCTGGCTTTCTTCTCTCATTAATTATTACAACTTATGCAAATCTTTTTATGCAAATATACCGGATTAAAGGAGAAAAATCCTTTAAGTTCTCGGGAAAAGAGCTTTCAGGTGATGACTTTTTGTACTACAGTATTACGACGTTTACAACAACTGGATTTGGAGATATTACTTCGATTGGTGTAATCTCTAACATGATTGCTGCTTCTGAAATGCTGATTGGATTCATTATCAGTACTTTATTTATGGCGATTATCACTTCAAAATTAATAAAGAATTTAAAATAG
- a CDS encoding carbon-nitrogen hydrolase family protein — translation MQLRVSAVQYDLHSIRSFKEFADQVEHYMKTAEEFGSDFVLFPEFFTTQLMSIGDAEGNALTINELPDFTDQYRELFINLAQKTGMHIIGGTHVTKRENRLYNVAHLFYPDGRVAEQAKLHITPTEVHEWNMTPGDNLEVFETEKGTIAMLTCYDIEFPEVVRIAKAKGADVIFCPSCTDDRHGFYRVRYTSHARAIENQVYVVTTGTVGSLPTVDFMRGNFGQAAVITPNDVPFPPKGIAAEGEINQPMIVTADLDLELLYKVRASGSVTTWRDRRTDLYPDWEAKQGDRTLL, via the coding sequence ATGCAACTTAGAGTATCCGCAGTACAATATGATCTTCACAGCATCCGTTCCTTTAAAGAATTTGCAGATCAGGTGGAGCATTATATGAAAACAGCAGAGGAATTCGGTTCTGATTTCGTTTTATTTCCGGAGTTTTTTACAACTCAGCTTATGTCCATAGGAGATGCAGAGGGAAATGCTTTAACCATAAACGAATTGCCTGATTTTACAGATCAATATCGGGAATTATTTATAAACCTTGCGCAAAAAACTGGTATGCATATTATTGGAGGGACGCATGTTACTAAAAGAGAAAATCGCCTTTATAATGTTGCTCACTTATTTTATCCGGATGGAAGAGTGGCTGAACAGGCAAAGCTTCACATTACACCGACAGAGGTTCATGAGTGGAATATGACGCCTGGAGACAATCTTGAAGTATTTGAAACAGAAAAAGGAACAATCGCCATGCTGACGTGTTATGACATCGAGTTCCCCGAAGTAGTCCGTATTGCAAAAGCAAAAGGTGCAGATGTTATTTTTTGTCCATCCTGTACCGATGATCGTCACGGTTTCTACAGAGTTCGTTATACCAGTCATGCCCGGGCAATCGAAAATCAAGTGTATGTAGTAACCACTGGTACTGTAGGATCCCTTCCAACTGTTGACTTTATGAGAGGGAACTTTGGTCAAGCAGCTGTTATTACACCAAATGATGTACCATTTCCTCCGAAAGGGATAGCGGCTGAAGGTGAAATCAATCAGCCTATGATTGTAACGGCAGATCTTGATCTTGAGCTTCTTTATAAAGTCCGTGCGAGCGGTTCAGTTACAACATGGCGTGATCGCCGTACAGATTTATATCCTGATTGGGAAGCAAAGCAGGGGGATCGGACTCTGCTATAA